GACGAGCTGGCAGATCTGAAGGATCTGTACCCGGCGCGGTTCCAGCTCGCGCACGTGCTGTCCCGGGAGCCCCGCGAGGCCGAGGCGCTGTCCGGCCGCCTGGACGCGGAGCGGCTCTCCGCGCTGGTCGGCTCGCTGGTGGACGTGGCGTCGGCGGACCACTGGTGGCTGTGCGGGCCGCACGGCATGGTCGTCGACGCGCAGCGGGTCCTGACCGGCCTCGGCGTGCCCGGCGACCGGGTCCACCGGGAGCTGTTCTACGCCGAGGACGAGCCCCTACGAGAGGTACGTCACCAGGAGGCGGCCGTGGAGGGGCCGGTCAGCCAGGTCACCGTCACGCTCGACGGCCGCTCCACCACCTCGGCCCTGGTCAGGGACCGGAGCATCCTGGAAGGCGCCCAGCGGACCCGCCCCGACCTGCCGTTCGCCTGCAAGGGTGGCGTCTGCGGCACCTGCCGTGCTCTGATCACCGACGGCAAGGCCGACATGCGCCGCAACTTCGCCCTGGAGGACGCCGAGGTCGACGCGGGCTACGTACTGACCTGCCAGTCGTACCCGGTCTCGGAGACGCTGACCGTGGACTACGACAGCTGAGGTGGAGGGGGCGGGCGGAGGGGGTGTCCCCGGTGACACCCACCCACCCGATCCACTCATAAATCAGGCTTATGACGTCATAGATCCAGCCCGGCTACAGACTTAGGATAGCCTTAGTTTAGGCTCCCGGTGAGTACTCCTGATCACCGCTCGAAGGGAACCTGATCATGCCTCGCCCCCTGCGGGTAGCCATAGTCGGAGCCGGCCCCGCCGGGATCTACGCCGCCGACGCGCTGTTGAAGTCCGCAGTGGCCGTCGAGCCCGGTGTCTCCATCGACCTCTTCGAGCGGATGCCGGCCCCCTTCGGCCTGATCCGTTACGGCGTGGCCCCCGACCACCCGCGCATCAAGGGCATCATCACCGCCCTGCACCAGGTTCTCGACAAGCCGCAGATCCGTCTCTTCGGCAACGTCGACTACCCGGGCGACATCAACCTCGACGACCTGCGCGCCTTCTACGACGCGGTGATCTTCTCCACCGGGGCGACGGCCGACCGGCACCTCGACATCCCCGGCATCGGGCTCGACGGCTCGTACGGCGCGGCGGACTTCGTGTCCTGGTACGACGGGCACCCGGACGTGCCGCGGACCTGGCCGCTGGAGGCCGAGAAGGTCGCCGTCCTCGGCGTCGGCAACGTGGCGCTCGACGTGGCCCGCATCCTCGCCAAGACCGCGGAGGAGCTGCTGCCGACGGAGATCCCGCCGAACGTCCACGAGGGGCTGAAGGCCAACAAGGCCCAGGAGGTCCACGTCTTCGGCCGCCGCGGCCCGGCGCAGGCGAAGTTCAGCCCGCTGGAGCTGCGGGAGCTGGACCACTCCCCGAACATCGAGGTCATCGTCGACCCCGAGGACATCGACTACGACGAGGGCTCGATCGCGACCCGGCGCGGCAACAAGCAGGCCGACATGGTCGCGAAGACCCTGGAGAACTGGGCGATCCGCGACGTCGGCGAGCGGCGGCACAAGCTGTTCCTGCACTTCTTCGAGTCGCCGACCGAGATCCTCGGCGAGGACGGCAAGGTCGTCGGGCTGCGCACCGAGCGCACCGCACTCGACGGCACCGGCAACGTCAAGGGCACCGGCGAGTTCAAGGACTGGGACCTCGGCGCGGTCTACCGTGCCGTCGGCTACCTCTCCGACAAGCTCCCCAAGCTGCCCTGGGATGTCGCGTCGGGCACCGTTCCGGACAAGGCCGGCCGGGTGATCGAGGAGACCGGCGAGCACCTGACGTCGACGTACGTCACCGGCTGGATCCGGCGCGGCCCGGTGGGCCTCATCGGCCACACCAAGGGCGACGCCAACGAGACGGTCGCCAGCCTGCTCGACGACCACGGGAACGGCCGTCTGCAGACGCCCGCCTCGCCCGAACCCGAGGCGGTGGACGCGTTCCTCGCCGAGCGGAACGTCCGCTTCACCACATGGGAGGGCTGGTACCGCCTGGACGCCGCCGAGAAGGCGCTGGGCGAGCCGCAGGGCCGCGAGCGGGTGAAGCTCGTGGAG
This region of Streptomyces ortus genomic DNA includes:
- a CDS encoding FAD-dependent oxidoreductase, which gives rise to MPRPLRVAIVGAGPAGIYAADALLKSAVAVEPGVSIDLFERMPAPFGLIRYGVAPDHPRIKGIITALHQVLDKPQIRLFGNVDYPGDINLDDLRAFYDAVIFSTGATADRHLDIPGIGLDGSYGAADFVSWYDGHPDVPRTWPLEAEKVAVLGVGNVALDVARILAKTAEELLPTEIPPNVHEGLKANKAQEVHVFGRRGPAQAKFSPLELRELDHSPNIEVIVDPEDIDYDEGSIATRRGNKQADMVAKTLENWAIRDVGERRHKLFLHFFESPTEILGEDGKVVGLRTERTALDGTGNVKGTGEFKDWDLGAVYRAVGYLSDKLPKLPWDVASGTVPDKAGRVIEETGEHLTSTYVTGWIRRGPVGLIGHTKGDANETVASLLDDHGNGRLQTPASPEPEAVDAFLAERNVRFTTWEGWYRLDAAEKALGEPQGRERVKLVEREDMLGASGA